A single Rhinolophus ferrumequinum isolate MPI-CBG mRhiFer1 chromosome 12, mRhiFer1_v1.p, whole genome shotgun sequence DNA region contains:
- the LOC117032090 gene encoding interferon alpha-4-like: MALPFSFLMALLVLSCHSNRSLGCDLPQNHSLLNRRALMLLAQMRRMSPFSCLKDRRDFGFPREAFGGNQLQKAQAISIIREMTQHTLDLFRIEGSFAAWDKTLLDKFCAGLYQQLNDLEACLTQEVGVEGTPLVNEDSVLAVRRYFQRITLYLQEKKYSPCAWEIVRTEIMRSFSYQ, translated from the coding sequence ATGGCCCTGCCCTTCTCCTTCCTGATGGCCCTGCTGGTGCTCAGCTGCCACTCCAACCGCTCTCTGGGCTGTGACCTGCCTCAGAACCACAGCCTGCTTAACAGGAGGGCCTTGATGCTCCTGGCACAAATGAGGAGAATGtcccctttctcctgcctgaaGGACAGACGTGACTTTGGATTCCCCCGGGAGGCGTTTGGTGGCAACCAGTTGCAGAAGGCTCAAGCCATCTCTATCATCCGGGAGATGACCCAGCACACCTTGGACCTCTTTAGAATAGAGGGCTCCTTCGCTGCTTGGGACAAGACCCTCCTAGACAAATTCTGCGCtgggctttatcagcagctgaatgACCTGGAAGCCTGTCTGACGCAGGAGGTGGGTGTGGAAGGGACGCCCCTGGTGAATGAGGACTCCGTTCTGGCCGTGAGGAGATACTTCCAGAGAATCACCCTCTATCTGCAAGAGAAGAAATACAGCCCTTGTGCCTGGGAGATTGTCAGAACAGAAATCATGAGATCCTTCTCTTACCAATGA
- the LOC117032092 gene encoding interferon omega-1-like: protein MARICWWLVAGVMLGSIPACSLGGDLPWIHSLVKREIFSLMGQLKSIPPHLCLNDRTDFRFPWESGNITRMQKTQRTYLCLLMLQQIFNLFSTDNSPAAWDHTLLDKLLSGLHHSVEELGQTKEETLLCPDYLGILVRRYFLGILKYLKKKKYSSCAWEVVRSEIQVRLFLM from the coding sequence ATGGCCCGGATCTGTTGGTGGCTAGTGGCAGGAGTGATGCTGGGCTCCATCCCGGCTTGTTCTCTTGGCGGGGACCTGCCTTGGATCCACAGCCTAGTAAAACGGGAAATCTTCAGTCTTATGGGACAGCTGAAAAGCATCCCCCCTCACTTGTGCCTGAACGACAGAACCGACTTCCGATTTCCTTGGGAAAGCGGGAACATCACCCGAATGCAGAAGACACAACGCACCTATTTGTGTCTCCTGATGCTCCAGCAGATCTTCAACCTGTTCAGCACAGACAACAGCCCTGCAGCTTGGGACCACACGCTCCTCGACAAACTGCTCTCTGGCCTTCATCACAGTGTGGAAGAGCTGGGGCAGACGAAAGAAGAAACTCTGCTTTGTCCCGACTATTTGGGAATTCTTGTCCGGAGGTACTTCCTCGGGATCCTTAAgtatctgaagaaaaagaaatacagctcCTGTGCTTGGGAGGTTGTCAGAAGTGAAATTCAAGTGCGCCTTTTTCTCATGTAA
- the LOC117032088 gene encoding interferon omega-2-like encodes MALMLSLLSALVVFSYGLGGSLGCNLTLNHDVVSNENLLLLKEMGRISPSLCLDDRKDFRFPQQAVNGRQVQKTQAISVLYEMLGQTSRVFLREQSSAAWNTTLLEKLRHRLHRQLEDLKPCVVQAVRQAESAAGKDPTADVKRYFSGIRLYLKQKKYSDCAWEVVRGEIMSLFPSLTSLQEGLRQKDGDLGSP; translated from the coding sequence ATGGCCCTCATGCTCTCTCTCCTTTCGGCCCTGGTTGTGTTCAGCTATGGCCTCGGTGGGTCTCTGGGCTGCAACCTGACTCTGAACCATGATGTGGTCAGCAATGAGAACCTCCTGCTCTTAAAGGAAATGGGGAGAATCTCCCCTTCCCTGTGTCTGGATGACAGAAAAGACTTCAGATTCCCCCAGCAGGCAGTGAATGGCCGCCAGGTCCAGAAGACCCAGGCCATCTCTGTCCTTTATGAGATGCTCGGGCAGACCTCCAGAGTCTTCCTCAGAGAGCAGTCCTCTGCTGCCTGGAACACGACCCTGCTAGAAAAGCTCCGCCATAGACTCCATCGGCAGCTGGAAGACCTGAAACCCTGTGTGGTGCAGGCGGTGCGACAGGCAGAATCTGCCGCTGGGAAGGACCCTACAGCGGACGTGAAGAGGTACTTCTCGGGCATCCGTCTCTacctgaaacagaagaaatacagTGACTGTGCCTGGGAGGTTGTCAGAGGGGAAATCATGAGTCTCTTCCCTTCATTAACAAGCTTGCAAGAAGGGTTAAGACAGAAGGATGGAGACCTGGGCTCACCTTGA
- the LOC117032089 gene encoding interferon alpha-4-like has protein sequence MALPFSFLMTLLVLSCHSNCSLGCDLPQNHSLLNRRALMLLAQMRRMSPFSCLKDRRDFGFPREAFGGNQLQKAQAISIIREMTQHTLDLFRIEGSFAAWDKTLLDKFCAGLYQQLNDLEACLTQEVGVEGTPLLNEDSVLAVRRYFQRITLYLQEKKYSPCAWEIVRTEIMRSFSYQ, from the coding sequence ATGGCCCTGCCCTTCTCCTTCCTGATGACCCTGCTGGTGCTCAGCTGCCACTCCAACTGCTCTCTGGGCTGTGACCTGCCTCAGAACCACAGCCTGCTTAACAGGAGGGCCTTGATGCTCCTGGCACAAATGAGGAGAATGtcccctttctcctgcctgaaGGACAGACGTGACTTTGGATTCCCCCGGGAGGCGTTTGGTGGCAACCAGTTGCAGAAGGCTCAAGCCATCTCTATCATCCGGGAGATGACCCAGCACACCTTGGACCTCTTTAGAATAGAGGGCTCCTTCGCTGCTTGGGACAAGACCCTCCTAGACAAATTCTGCGCtgggctttatcagcagctgaatgACCTGGAAGCCTGTCTGACGCAGGAAGTGGGTGTGGAAGGGACGCCCCTGCTGAATGAGGACTCCGTTCTGGCCGTGAGGAGATACTTCCAGAGAATCACCCTCTATCTGCAAGAGAAGAAATACAGCCCTTGTGCCTGGGAGATTGTCAGAACAGAAATCATGAGATCCTTCTCTTACCAATGA